From the genome of Thermodesulfovibrionales bacterium:
GTAGTAGGCTCCTCTCCGGTAAGCAGCGTCCCTGATATGATCGGAACCATAGGCGGTCATGGTTATCACGGCTGTGCCGGGGCTCGTCCTCATTATGTAGCTCAGGAGTTCGAGGCCTTCAACTCCGTAAACGCCGCTCAGCCTGATATCGGCGATGACGAGGTCGAAGGCGTATCTGCTGATCGCCTCTTCGGCCTCTTCGAGCCTGCTGCAGGTTATAACGACAACCTCATCGCTGCTTAAGAGGTGCGAGAGACTGAGAAGGATTGATGCCTCGTCGTCAACGATAAGAATTTTTTTCATTCCGGT
Proteins encoded in this window:
- a CDS encoding response regulator, yielding MKKILIVDDEASILLSLSHLLSSDEVVVITCSRLEEAEEAISRYAFDLVIADIRLSGVYGVEGLELLSYIMRTSPGTAVITMTAYGSDHIRDAAYRRGAYYYYEKPIDMDDILETVGSLGIPVAKQKGEGVI